In the genome of Flavobacterium panacagri, one region contains:
- a CDS encoding nucleoside deaminase → MINPFTDEYFMKKALQEAEMAFEKGEIPVGAVIVVADKVIARSHNLTELLNDVTAHAEMQSITAAANFLGGKYLKDCTLYVTLEPCQMCAGALYWSQISKIVFGARDEQRGFLNMGTKLHPKTTVVSGVMANEAADLMKRFFLERRK, encoded by the coding sequence ATGATAAATCCTTTTACCGACGAATATTTTATGAAAAAAGCTTTGCAGGAAGCTGAAATGGCTTTTGAAAAAGGCGAAATTCCTGTTGGAGCTGTAATTGTTGTGGCAGATAAAGTTATTGCAAGAAGTCATAATTTGACAGAATTGCTGAATGATGTAACGGCACATGCCGAAATGCAATCTATAACTGCCGCTGCAAATTTTCTTGGCGGAAAATATTTAAAAGATTGTACCCTTTACGTAACACTTGAACCTTGCCAAATGTGTGCAGGAGCTTTGTATTGGAGCCAGATTTCTAAAATTGTTTTTGGAGCTAGAGACGAACAGCGCGGATTTCTAAACATGGGAACAAAACTGCATCCAAAAACTACTGTGGTTTCGGGCGTTATGGCCAATGAAGCGGCTGATTTAATGAAACGTTTTTTTCTTGAAAGACGCAAATAA